A portion of the Acidisarcina polymorpha genome contains these proteins:
- a CDS encoding histidine kinase dimerization/phospho-acceptor domain-containing protein produces the protein MVAFISHDLRQPLSAILANAEFLSRSDLSEVQRFAYYQEIRRDIYRINELIGYLLECSKGR, from the coding sequence ATGGTCGCATTCATTTCACACGATCTTCGCCAGCCACTGAGCGCCATCCTGGCGAATGCGGAATTTCTTTCCCGGTCAGATCTCAGCGAGGTGCAACGATTTGCGTACTACCAGGAGATCCGCAGGGACATCTACCGCATCAACGAGCTGATCGGCTATCTGTTGGAGTGTTCCAAAGGCCGCTAA
- a CDS encoding SDR family NAD(P)-dependent oxidoreductase, whose protein sequence is MPVYLSGEEFTPYSNKVALITESNRGIGFETARQLGRQGVAVIVTERTSKKAADTALKLQEEGIQAPGVTLYIT, encoded by the coding sequence TTGCCCGTCTACTTGTCAGGAGAGGAATTTACGCCATATTCAAACAAAGTAGCTCTTATCACTGAGTCGAACCGCGGTATCGGATTTGAAACCGCTCGGCAATTAGGCCGACAAGGCGTCGCCGTCATTGTCACCGAAAGAACCAGCAAGAAAGCCGCCGACACCGCCCTCAAGTTGCAGGAAGAAGGCATCCAAGCACCCGGAGTCACGCTCTACATAACCTAG
- a CDS encoding NAD-dependent epimerase/dehydratase family protein, whose translation MRIAVLGGDGYCGWATALYLSSKGHTVAIVDNFARRQWDHELGVQTLTPIRPLTERLKTWYELTGKVIELFVGDVSEYDFISSVMKSFEPEAVVHFAEQRSAPYSMIDHKHAVFTQVNNVVGTLNLLFAVREIDPDCHIVKLGTMGEYGTPNIDIEEGYLTIEHNGRTDTLPFPKQPGSFYHLSKVHDSHNIMFTCKVWGLRATDLNQGVVYGTVTDEVLMDEALINRFDYDEVFGTVLNRFCAQAAIGSPLTVYGKGGQTRGFLDIRDTVRCIELACLNPAKRGEFRVFNQFTEQFSVLELAQAVKSVAKEMGLRVEIDHLPDPRVEAESHYYNAKHSKLADLGLEPHLLSNSLVDSLINIALQYRDRIDPALFTPQVNWRAARNERRTGNVAGQPVLVKEAV comes from the coding sequence ATGAGAATTGCCGTTCTTGGTGGTGACGGTTACTGTGGCTGGGCCACCGCGCTCTATCTTTCCAGCAAGGGGCACACGGTCGCAATCGTCGACAATTTTGCCCGGCGGCAATGGGACCACGAGCTTGGAGTCCAAACGCTTACCCCGATCCGCCCGCTTACGGAGCGCTTAAAGACCTGGTACGAACTGACCGGGAAGGTCATCGAACTGTTCGTCGGAGATGTCTCCGAATACGACTTTATTTCTTCGGTAATGAAGAGTTTTGAACCCGAAGCGGTGGTCCATTTCGCCGAACAGCGGTCCGCGCCGTACTCCATGATTGATCACAAACACGCGGTGTTTACTCAGGTCAACAACGTCGTGGGGACGCTGAACCTGCTCTTCGCGGTGCGCGAGATCGATCCCGATTGTCACATCGTCAAACTCGGCACCATGGGTGAGTATGGGACGCCTAATATCGACATTGAAGAAGGCTACCTAACCATTGAACATAATGGCCGTACGGACACGCTTCCCTTCCCCAAGCAACCCGGCTCTTTCTATCATCTTTCGAAGGTCCACGACAGCCACAACATCATGTTCACCTGTAAGGTCTGGGGACTTCGGGCCACCGACCTCAACCAGGGCGTGGTGTACGGCACCGTTACCGATGAAGTTCTCATGGACGAGGCGTTGATCAATCGCTTTGACTACGATGAGGTCTTCGGGACAGTGCTGAACCGTTTCTGTGCGCAGGCAGCGATCGGTTCCCCGCTCACGGTGTACGGCAAGGGTGGGCAGACGCGAGGATTCTTAGATATCCGCGATACGGTGCGATGTATTGAGCTTGCCTGTCTGAATCCTGCCAAACGTGGAGAATTCCGGGTCTTTAACCAGTTCACCGAACAATTCTCCGTCCTCGAGCTCGCGCAGGCCGTGAAGTCGGTTGCGAAGGAAATGGGCTTGAGAGTGGAAATCGACCACCTCCCCGACCCGCGTGTCGAGGCGGAGTCGCACTACTACAATGCCAAGCATTCGAAGCTGGCCGACCTGGGACTGGAACCGCATCTGCTTTCGAATTCGCTGGTCGATTCCCTGATCAATATCGCGTTGCAGTACCGCGATCGTATCGATCCGGCCTTATTCACGCCGCAGGTGAACTGGCGAGCTGCGAGGAATGAGCGCCGGACTGGCAACGTTGCAGGCCAGCCGGTGTTGGTGAAAGAAGCGGTATAG
- a CDS encoding ArnT family glycosyltransferase, producing the protein MEDTVSAVSGFSGTVAAGRAVARPFFWIVVLFAATVYLGCILSPPSLMDDVDAVQAQIARNMLTSGDWVTARLDGVPYLEKPPLLYWMIAVSYKVFGAHDWAARIPVALSAVGLCWATMAFGTWAFGSRAGFYAGLCISTCIGLFLFTRILLPDAMLTLTILLALWSLLRALDEEEPRPGLWAAGLAASLAVGLLLKSLIGVVFPIGAAALYLLFTRQLFSLRTWRRLRPVTGVATILLIAAPWHILATLHNPPYFSLSMKSAPGEYHGFLWFFFINEQLLRFLNLRYPRDYDTVPRLYFWLFNLAWLFPWSVYLPSAFRLSYRPVDRAGKTRLLALCLIGFVMVFFTFSTTQEYYSMPIYPALALLIGSGMLLDGRLSRSGTRLLTIVFSVAAIGAIAILIVVRHVPTPGDISQALSSNPGAYKLSLGHMQDLTIRSFAYLRLPLALAALAFLIGSAGTLLRERKRAYAVVAVAMVVFFHAARIAMVTFDPYLSSRPLVQTLKQSPEGGLIIDHHYYWYSSVFFYTNRSALLLNGRFNNMVYGSYAPGAPNVFVDDNGFRDLWQKPERYYVFTKGAGVDRLESLVGAKGLTTVRVSGGKTLFTNHPLPAASPSHSPYP; encoded by the coding sequence ATGGAAGATACAGTCAGCGCCGTCTCGGGTTTCAGCGGGACAGTTGCTGCCGGTCGAGCTGTAGCTCGCCCGTTTTTCTGGATTGTCGTTCTTTTCGCAGCCACTGTTTATCTCGGCTGTATCCTCTCGCCGCCGTCGCTGATGGATGACGTTGATGCCGTGCAGGCGCAGATCGCCCGGAATATGCTCACCTCTGGAGACTGGGTCACCGCCCGGCTCGACGGAGTTCCCTATCTCGAAAAGCCGCCTCTCCTCTACTGGATGATCGCGGTATCTTACAAGGTCTTTGGGGCCCATGACTGGGCGGCGCGTATTCCGGTGGCGCTTTCAGCCGTTGGGCTTTGCTGGGCGACGATGGCCTTCGGTACATGGGCCTTCGGGAGCCGCGCCGGCTTTTATGCCGGCTTGTGCATATCGACGTGTATTGGACTTTTTCTCTTTACTCGCATTCTGCTACCCGACGCAATGCTCACGCTGACGATCCTGCTGGCGCTATGGTCGCTGCTTCGAGCTCTCGATGAGGAGGAGCCGCGTCCAGGCTTGTGGGCGGCTGGACTGGCCGCCAGCCTGGCGGTCGGCTTACTGCTAAAGAGCTTGATCGGGGTCGTCTTTCCTATCGGCGCCGCTGCCCTCTATCTCCTGTTCACCCGCCAGCTTTTTTCCTTGCGCACCTGGAGGCGTCTTCGGCCCGTCACTGGCGTAGCGACTATCCTCCTGATTGCCGCTCCTTGGCACATTCTGGCGACCCTGCATAATCCGCCCTATTTCAGCCTCAGCATGAAGAGCGCCCCCGGGGAGTATCACGGATTTCTTTGGTTCTTCTTTATCAACGAGCAATTGCTCCGCTTTCTAAATCTTCGTTATCCGCGCGACTACGACACGGTACCCCGGCTTTACTTTTGGCTCTTCAACCTGGCGTGGCTCTTTCCGTGGAGTGTCTATTTGCCATCGGCTTTTAGACTCTCTTACCGACCGGTCGACCGCGCGGGGAAGACCAGGCTTCTGGCCCTCTGCCTAATCGGTTTTGTCATGGTGTTTTTCACCTTCTCGACGACCCAGGAATATTACTCGATGCCAATTTATCCGGCGCTCGCGTTGCTAATCGGCTCCGGGATGCTTCTGGATGGAAGACTGTCACGCAGCGGAACAAGACTACTGACGATCGTCTTTAGCGTTGCCGCAATTGGCGCAATCGCGATTCTGATCGTGGTACGCCATGTACCCACGCCTGGCGATATCTCCCAGGCGCTGAGCTCCAATCCAGGAGCTTACAAGCTTTCTCTGGGACACATGCAAGACCTGACGATTCGCTCGTTCGCTTATCTGCGGCTGCCGTTGGCTTTGGCCGCGTTGGCGTTTCTCATCGGATCGGCCGGAACATTGCTCAGGGAGAGAAAAAGAGCGTACGCTGTTGTGGCTGTCGCTATGGTCGTGTTTTTTCATGCCGCCCGCATTGCAATGGTGACCTTCGACCCTTATCTTTCTTCACGGCCCCTGGTCCAGACACTAAAGCAATCCCCTGAGGGCGGACTCATCATCGATCATCATTACTACTGGTATTCTTCGGTGTTTTTCTACACAAATAGAAGCGCTCTCCTGCTGAACGGGAGGTTTAACAATATGGTCTACGGATCCTACGCTCCTGGCGCACCGAACGTCTTTGTCGATGACAATGGGTTTCGAGACCTTTGGCAGAAGCCGGAGCGCTATTACGTATTTACAAAGGGCGCAGGTGTAGACCGCTTAGAGAGTCTAGTTGGCGCGAAGGGACTGACGACGGTCCGCGTGAGCGGAGGCAAGACCTTATTCACGAACCATCCACTGCCAGCCGCTTCTCCTTCCCATAGCCCTTACCCTTAG
- the asnB gene encoding asparagine synthase (glutamine-hydrolyzing): MCGIVGFTTKDWSPDPERICAATDTLLHRGPDQQGVFRSLGCSLGATRLKIIDLAAGDQPIYSGDRDSVIVFNGEIYNHMEVRRELESLGHRFQSHCDTETVLQAFLEWDVDCFARLRGMFAAAIWTNSEQRLVLARDRVGIKPLYIAERGNDILFASELKGILVHPEIERHLCREGLDCYLSMNYVPSPWTLVEGIHKLPAGHWLEWRNGEIKKHAYWQIPEASPIAVSLDEAKRKLDGLIDQSVREHLMSDVPLGVWLSGGVDSSTILHYAAQASSSRLRTFSISFNGHSFDESPYIRQMVERYGTEHEQLDLNPQEDLEGGIEELTYYSDEPSADSGALPVWFLAKLCKTRCTVAFSGEGADEVFGGYLTYRANQIAARVKHLPRQAIVLALQGLRLWPASNEKISLEYKLKRLLQGSLMSPEQAHVYWNGTFSKAEKTALLKDPLPPGLADVLARLGRSLPGDGIAPYLKFDQEYYLPDDILVKSDRMSMAHAVEVRPPFLDHRIIEFAASLPTDFKVRGSCQKFLLKELMQSKLPPAVIQRSKIGFDIPTHDWFRGPLRSMLMETLAAAETEHSGLFCFDTIRRYTQLHMNKSINIGYHLWGLMILFLWMKRWKIQSAPSRVSAGQLLPVEL; the protein is encoded by the coding sequence GTGTGCGGAATAGTGGGATTTACGACGAAAGACTGGTCCCCCGATCCGGAGCGCATCTGCGCCGCCACTGACACGCTGCTCCATCGCGGACCCGACCAACAGGGAGTTTTTCGTTCCCTGGGCTGCTCGCTAGGGGCAACCCGTCTCAAGATCATCGATCTCGCTGCGGGAGACCAGCCCATCTACTCCGGGGATCGGGATTCAGTCATCGTCTTTAACGGCGAGATCTATAACCACATGGAGGTTCGCCGCGAGCTCGAGTCTCTAGGCCATCGGTTCCAATCCCACTGCGATACGGAAACCGTCCTCCAGGCTTTTCTGGAGTGGGATGTGGACTGCTTTGCCCGGCTGCGAGGGATGTTCGCGGCTGCGATCTGGACGAACTCCGAACAGCGCCTGGTGCTGGCCCGCGACCGAGTGGGAATCAAGCCGCTGTATATCGCCGAGCGTGGTAACGACATTTTGTTTGCGTCGGAGCTCAAGGGAATTCTGGTTCATCCTGAAATCGAGCGTCATCTCTGCCGGGAAGGTCTCGACTGCTATCTCTCGATGAACTATGTTCCAAGTCCTTGGACGCTGGTAGAGGGCATTCATAAACTGCCAGCGGGACATTGGCTCGAGTGGCGAAACGGTGAGATAAAGAAGCATGCTTATTGGCAGATACCCGAGGCATCACCGATAGCGGTCTCTCTCGACGAGGCAAAGCGCAAACTCGATGGACTGATCGATCAATCGGTGCGCGAACACCTGATGTCCGATGTTCCGCTCGGGGTGTGGCTCAGCGGCGGCGTGGACTCGTCGACCATCCTGCACTATGCCGCTCAGGCATCGAGCTCCCGCTTGCGGACTTTCTCGATCTCCTTCAATGGCCACAGCTTTGACGAATCGCCCTACATCCGTCAGATGGTAGAGCGTTATGGGACCGAGCATGAGCAGCTGGATTTGAATCCGCAGGAGGACCTTGAAGGCGGCATCGAAGAATTGACCTACTACTCCGATGAGCCCAGCGCGGATTCGGGGGCGCTTCCGGTCTGGTTTTTGGCAAAGCTTTGCAAGACTCGATGTACTGTGGCATTCAGTGGAGAGGGAGCCGACGAGGTCTTCGGCGGGTACCTGACCTACCGCGCCAACCAGATCGCTGCGCGGGTAAAACACCTGCCCCGCCAAGCGATCGTCCTCGCGCTTCAGGGCCTGCGACTCTGGCCGGCTTCGAACGAAAAAATTAGTCTCGAGTATAAGCTCAAGCGGCTTTTGCAAGGCAGCTTGATGTCGCCCGAGCAGGCGCATGTGTATTGGAATGGCACCTTTTCCAAGGCCGAAAAGACAGCCCTGTTGAAGGACCCTCTGCCACCAGGCTTGGCCGATGTGTTGGCTCGGCTTGGTCGGAGTCTGCCCGGTGACGGCATTGCCCCTTATCTGAAGTTCGACCAGGAGTACTACTTGCCTGACGACATCCTGGTGAAATCGGACAGGATGAGCATGGCCCACGCTGTCGAAGTTCGACCTCCATTCTTAGATCACCGGATCATCGAATTTGCTGCGTCTCTGCCAACGGACTTCAAAGTACGAGGCAGTTGCCAGAAGTTTCTCCTCAAAGAGCTGATGCAATCGAAGCTGCCTCCGGCAGTGATTCAGCGCAGTAAGATCGGCTTCGATATTCCTACCCATGACTGGTTCCGCGGACCGCTGCGGTCAATGTTGATGGAGACCTTGGCAGCAGCGGAGACGGAACACAGCGGATTATTCTGTTTTGATACGATTAGAAGATACACGCAACTCCACATGAACAAGAGCATCAACATTGGCTATCACTTGTGGGGCCTCATGATTTTGTTCTTATGGATGAAACGATGGAAGATACAGTCAGCGCCGTCTCGGGTTTCAGCGGGACAGTTGCTGCCGGTCGAGCTGTAG
- a CDS encoding TonB-dependent receptor, giving the protein MRYLQFFPRILYLGSLVAALTSLTPVVAAQVVGGTIAGEIVDASNSSIGRAEVVIRNQETGTERRLVTEDSGAFSAPSIPIGVYTIQVSHDGFAPLERTGISLTVGQSIHLHLALSLGDVQQTVSVVDTPQVVDVSTQQSQGLVDERQVKELPLNGRSFDQLIQLNPAAVNYTTQRSGGVGTSNSSVGNMFSVSGRRPQDNLFLLNGIEYTGASLINVTPGGTSGQLLGVDAVREFNVLSDTYGANYGKRSGAQISIVTASGGNKLHGSVYEFLRNSALDARNYFDQAQIPLFQRNDFGAALGGPLRHDKLFAFGNYEGYRQNLGLSAVSFVPDNASRAAAVPAVQPLLALWPVANGPELLNPNGGPSGIAEAFSNPPQHVREDFGTTRIDANLTQNDLLFGVYTVDDSDANTPSQNPFSTIYESLSEQVLSAQEQHVFSPSLLNTVRFGYSRAAYYFTGEAPVSVPGWVDDRPIGAVVIAGSTASNGASQVTLAGANTGSNNQAVRNLFTADEHIFWTHGQHQIEAGVWLQRLQSNDNLAQNQYGQASFSTLASFLQGNVATFTVVPAPTELGWRSLFVAGYVEDAWKVTPRLEVRAGFRSESTTGWNEVQNRASNYGFTGGIINTNPTVGGSALSDNRAKFLPEPRVGLAYDVFGNGKTALRGSFGVHRALLDALDYRLDQTAPFNTTLSFSNTTVGKLPALADGTATGSGLISPSNVQPDIETPTVLAWTVKLEQQIAPETSLTIGYVGSHGYHQILSEDQNTPATTICPAACPSALPPGTVFYPSTTKANPNLANTTSWVSQGVSNYNALEVDVRKQLSHGLQLRGVYTWANNLDDGSAWNTSVSANTPAFVMDPGNPKLDYGPAATNIRHAAAINGTWDLPFGRSLFTNASPTTRLVIGGWSVSGIATLQSGFPFSPQLGYNPTGNGDTRNPVRPNINPDFHGSLYAKRVNQWFNPAAFTAPYPGAFGNVGRDSLTGPGLTDLDVSLAKNAAIREGLHAQFRAEFFNVLNHSNFTTPNPVVYSSGPTPKSPTSEAAPSATAGVISATSTTSRQIQFGLKLLF; this is encoded by the coding sequence ATGCGCTATTTGCAATTCTTCCCCCGGATACTGTACCTCGGCAGTCTTGTTGCTGCGCTTACATCGCTTACGCCTGTTGTTGCCGCTCAGGTGGTCGGTGGAACCATCGCGGGCGAAATCGTGGACGCGTCGAATAGTTCGATTGGAAGGGCCGAAGTCGTCATTCGCAACCAGGAGACCGGCACCGAGCGACGGCTGGTGACAGAAGACAGCGGCGCCTTCTCCGCGCCCTCTATTCCGATCGGAGTTTACACAATCCAGGTCTCTCACGACGGCTTTGCCCCGCTCGAACGTACCGGCATTTCGCTCACCGTAGGCCAGAGCATTCACCTCCATTTGGCGCTTTCGCTCGGGGACGTTCAGCAAACCGTCTCGGTGGTCGACACGCCTCAAGTGGTCGACGTCTCGACTCAGCAGTCGCAAGGCCTGGTCGACGAACGGCAAGTCAAGGAACTGCCGCTAAACGGCCGCAGCTTCGACCAGCTGATCCAGTTGAATCCCGCTGCCGTAAACTACACGACCCAGCGCTCTGGCGGCGTCGGCACTTCGAACTCTTCGGTCGGCAACATGTTCTCCGTATCTGGACGCCGGCCGCAAGATAATCTATTCCTTCTGAACGGCATTGAATACACCGGTGCATCGCTGATCAACGTGACTCCTGGAGGCACCAGCGGTCAGCTGCTGGGAGTAGACGCAGTGCGTGAATTTAACGTGCTCAGTGACACTTATGGCGCGAACTATGGCAAACGCAGTGGCGCCCAGATATCGATCGTGACCGCTTCTGGCGGAAACAAACTTCATGGTTCGGTCTATGAGTTTCTCCGCAACAGCGCCCTCGATGCCCGCAACTACTTCGATCAAGCGCAAATTCCTCTCTTTCAACGCAACGACTTCGGCGCAGCCCTGGGCGGTCCTTTGCGCCACGATAAGCTCTTCGCCTTTGGCAACTACGAGGGCTACCGACAGAACCTTGGTCTGAGCGCAGTCAGTTTTGTGCCTGACAATGCTTCCCGGGCCGCTGCCGTTCCTGCGGTTCAACCACTGCTCGCGCTGTGGCCGGTCGCGAACGGCCCGGAGTTGCTGAATCCGAATGGCGGCCCGAGCGGTATTGCGGAAGCATTCTCAAACCCGCCGCAGCATGTTCGCGAGGATTTCGGGACCACGCGGATCGACGCCAATCTCACCCAGAACGATCTACTGTTCGGGGTCTATACGGTCGACGACAGTGATGCAAACACGCCTTCGCAGAACCCTTTTTCAACCATCTATGAAAGTCTCAGTGAGCAGGTCCTTAGCGCTCAGGAGCAGCATGTTTTCTCGCCAAGCCTGCTGAATACGGTGCGCTTCGGCTATTCGCGGGCTGCCTACTACTTCACCGGCGAAGCGCCGGTTTCGGTGCCTGGCTGGGTTGACGACCGGCCAATCGGCGCGGTTGTGATCGCCGGCAGTACGGCGTCGAACGGCGCTTCACAGGTGACCCTCGCGGGGGCCAACACGGGCAGCAACAATCAAGCGGTACGCAATCTGTTCACCGCCGATGAGCACATTTTCTGGACGCATGGCCAGCATCAGATCGAGGCTGGAGTGTGGTTGCAACGATTGCAGTCCAACGATAACCTCGCGCAAAACCAATATGGACAGGCTTCGTTCTCGACACTCGCTAGTTTCCTCCAGGGCAATGTGGCGACCTTCACCGTTGTCCCCGCGCCGACTGAGCTAGGATGGCGCTCTCTCTTCGTCGCAGGATATGTCGAAGACGCGTGGAAGGTGACGCCGCGCCTGGAAGTGCGCGCTGGTTTTCGCTCCGAGTCGACGACCGGTTGGAACGAGGTACAGAATCGAGCTTCGAACTACGGCTTCACTGGCGGAATCATCAATACCAATCCCACCGTGGGTGGATCGGCGCTGTCCGACAATCGCGCCAAGTTTCTGCCGGAGCCCCGCGTGGGTCTCGCCTACGATGTCTTCGGTAATGGCAAGACTGCGCTTCGCGGCAGCTTTGGCGTGCATCGCGCACTCCTCGACGCGCTCGATTACCGGCTCGACCAGACTGCGCCTTTCAACACCACTCTATCGTTCAGCAATACTACAGTGGGCAAGTTACCCGCCCTTGCCGACGGCACGGCCACTGGTAGTGGATTGATTTCGCCAAGCAATGTTCAGCCCGACATCGAGACCCCAACGGTGCTTGCCTGGACGGTAAAACTCGAACAGCAGATTGCCCCTGAAACGTCGCTGACCATCGGTTATGTTGGCTCACACGGCTATCATCAAATTCTCTCCGAAGACCAGAACACACCGGCCACAACCATTTGCCCCGCGGCCTGCCCTTCAGCCTTGCCGCCGGGCACCGTCTTTTACCCCAGCACCACTAAAGCCAATCCCAACCTTGCTAACACCACCTCCTGGGTATCTCAGGGAGTCAGCAATTACAACGCGCTTGAGGTCGATGTGCGCAAGCAGTTGTCGCACGGGTTACAACTACGCGGCGTCTATACCTGGGCAAATAATCTGGATGACGGTTCAGCCTGGAACACCAGCGTTTCGGCGAATACTCCCGCGTTCGTAATGGATCCTGGAAACCCAAAGCTCGATTATGGCCCGGCTGCTACCAATATCCGCCATGCCGCCGCGATCAACGGCACGTGGGATTTGCCCTTTGGCAGGTCCCTGTTTACGAATGCTTCCCCCACTACCCGACTGGTGATCGGCGGTTGGTCGGTGAGCGGAATCGCGACGCTTCAAAGTGGCTTCCCCTTTTCGCCGCAGCTTGGCTATAACCCCACCGGTAATGGAGATACCCGCAATCCCGTCCGGCCGAACATAAATCCCGACTTTCACGGTTCTCTATACGCCAAAAGGGTGAACCAGTGGTTCAACCCGGCGGCCTTTACGGCGCCCTATCCCGGCGCCTTCGGGAACGTGGGCAGGGACTCGCTGACTGGGCCAGGTTTGACGGATCTCGATGTGTCGCTTGCCAAGAATGCCGCTATCCGGGAAGGCTTGCATGCGCAGTTTCGGGCGGAGTTCTTCAACGTGCTCAATCACTCGAACTTCACGACTCCGAATCCAGTCGTGTATAGCTCGGGGCCCACGCCGAAGTCGCCGACTTCCGAAGCGGCGCCGTCGGCCACTGCCGGAGTGATAAGCGCGACCTCGACAACCTCACGCCAGATTCAGTTCGGTTTGAAATTGCTCTTTTGA
- a CDS encoding EamA family transporter, with protein MILFTLIVAAGTGGELCVSRAMKVVGEARSFHPIEIVKVILRALRVPWMWLGVGMMAIAFFALLGALSLYNVSFVVPVTALSYVAGAFGGVTFLRERVSAQRWLGVLLVAIGVTLVFLGKS; from the coding sequence GTGATCTTGTTCACCTTGATTGTCGCTGCCGGTACGGGCGGCGAACTATGCGTCTCGCGTGCGATGAAGGTCGTCGGCGAGGCCAGGAGCTTTCACCCCATCGAAATCGTGAAGGTCATTCTTCGCGCGCTCCGGGTTCCGTGGATGTGGCTGGGAGTTGGCATGATGGCGATCGCTTTCTTTGCCCTGCTCGGCGCCTTGTCCCTTTACAACGTGAGCTTTGTGGTTCCCGTAACCGCATTGAGCTACGTCGCCGGGGCCTTTGGGGGGGTGACTTTCCTGCGCGAACGCGTGAGTGCTCAACGCTGGCTAGGCGTCCTGCTGGTCGCGATCGGGGTCACTCTTGTCTTCCTGGGTAAAAGCTAG
- a CDS encoding glycosyltransferase produces the protein MLTFTVRDILIGIAAIPFIYYAIALFSSIRFFLGSRAASPVGFTPPISNLKPVRGLDPDAYENYASFCRQDYPDYEVLFCVGDTTDPVLPVLQRLTRDFPDCKIRIVIGSGRTATNDKVAKLARMVDEAAYEHLVISDSDVRVEPDYLRRLIAPLSDPKVGAVTCFYVPTEETSWVQRLQDVGMLSDFYPGILVAKQLDGVKFALGPTIATTRARLHAFGGYSAIENQPADDLLVGRLIAEQGCEVVLLPYAITTVPDYQSLSELFYKRLRWITVMRHMRPWGHLGLIFTLGLPWALMAVAVDPTPAIAVTYLGGYFVVRAALTALVGGWGLKQKGVWKKLAWIPVWDAMASLIWLASFARRTIRWRGRDYLIRNGELVPLLPAEPHANAGSEVIP, from the coding sequence ATGCTGACTTTCACCGTGCGCGACATCTTGATCGGGATCGCCGCTATTCCCTTTATTTATTACGCGATCGCGCTTTTTAGCAGCATAAGATTTTTCTTGGGCAGCCGTGCCGCGTCGCCTGTTGGTTTTACTCCGCCGATCAGCAACCTTAAGCCGGTGCGCGGCCTGGATCCAGATGCCTACGAAAACTATGCGAGCTTCTGCCGGCAAGACTACCCGGACTATGAAGTTCTATTCTGTGTCGGCGATACCACCGACCCCGTGTTACCGGTTTTGCAGCGCCTCACGCGAGACTTCCCAGACTGCAAGATCCGGATCGTGATCGGATCGGGCCGCACAGCCACCAACGATAAAGTGGCCAAGCTGGCGCGAATGGTGGATGAGGCCGCGTACGAGCACCTTGTCATCAGCGACAGCGACGTGCGGGTGGAACCGGATTACCTGCGTAGACTTATCGCACCGTTATCCGACCCTAAAGTCGGCGCCGTGACATGCTTCTATGTTCCCACCGAGGAGACCAGCTGGGTGCAGCGGCTTCAGGATGTTGGCATGCTGTCGGACTTCTATCCAGGAATTCTAGTGGCGAAGCAGTTGGATGGAGTTAAATTCGCGTTAGGGCCGACGATCGCGACCACCCGAGCCCGCCTGCATGCATTTGGAGGATACTCCGCAATTGAAAACCAGCCAGCCGACGATCTACTGGTCGGGCGTCTTATTGCGGAGCAGGGATGCGAGGTTGTTCTTCTACCCTATGCCATCACGACCGTTCCCGATTACCAGTCGCTGAGCGAGTTGTTCTACAAGCGCCTACGCTGGATCACAGTGATGCGCCACATGCGCCCATGGGGGCATCTCGGTCTGATCTTTACCTTGGGTCTGCCCTGGGCCCTTATGGCGGTGGCGGTTGATCCAACGCCAGCCATCGCGGTCACCTACCTCGGCGGATATTTTGTGGTCCGCGCAGCATTGACTGCTCTAGTAGGTGGCTGGGGTCTCAAGCAAAAGGGAGTCTGGAAAAAACTCGCGTGGATTCCGGTATGGGATGCTATGGCCAGCCTGATCTGGCTGGCCAGTTTTGCCCGTAGAACGATCCGATGGCGAGGAAGGGATTACCTCATTCGCAATGGTGAGCTCGTACCTCTTTTGCCTGCAGAACCACACGCAAATGCCGGAAGTGAGGTCATTCCATAG